From Triticum aestivum cultivar Chinese Spring chromosome 4A, IWGSC CS RefSeq v2.1, whole genome shotgun sequence, a single genomic window includes:
- the LOC123087127 gene encoding probable transcription factor At5g28040, protein MASDQTLPLPPPPLLPSNPNQIPTPTPTAPHPTPSPPPASAARKLPIKRRSPPRASSSPSSSAGAASSGQNPPFKFQRIWSESDELRFLQGLVFPRDLNVFYDRFSESMPQPYTRSQLSEKLRRLKNKHRNVSSRVARGLDPARLAPHDRDVLHLCSRLWDPANAATSPFAAAAAPAGSSGNKRRRSNPAVVPLDVPAPSGDSNSHGYNGISSSTPGAAFPDDNGAEDVMYLEQESGHHLYFDEGAAFVADGNLDGITLDGIALDQAETMAVLTDVGDNGVVGNDAAPQNAVNNGGNPQNAMNNGGTGQNGNCNVLLPRSSEHRMASAVLDVFEECLREAKADGIVNGGNAQESELARRWRAQRIDELDVLSRRLRLIIEDATAAGH, encoded by the coding sequence ATGGCCTCGGACCAAACCCTCCCACTCCCACCCCCACCGCTACTCCCGTCCAACCCCAACCAGATccccaccccgaccccgaccgcACCGCACCCGACCCCGTCCCCGCCCCCCGCCTCCGCCGCGCGCAAGCTCCCCATCAAGCGCCGCTCCCcgccgcgcgcctcctcctcgccctcctcctccgccggcgccgcctcctccggcCAGAACCCGCCCTTCAAGTTCCAGCGCATCTGGTCCGAGTCCGACGAGCTGCGCTTCCTGCAGGGCCTCGTCTTCCCGCGCGACCTCAACGTCTTCTACGACCGCTTCTCCGAGTCCATGCCGCAGCCCTACACCCGCTCCCAGCTCTCCGAGAAGCTCCGCCGCCTCAAGAACAAGCACCGCAACGTCTCCTCCCGCGTCGCCAGGGGCCTCGACCCCGCCCGCCTCGCCCCGCACGACCGCGACGTCCTCCACCTCTGCTCCCGCCTCTGGGaccccgccaacgccgccacctcgcccttcgccgccgccgccgcgcccgcaggCTCCTCGGGGAACAAGCGCCGCCGCTCCAACCCTGCCGTCGTGCCGCTCGACGTCCCGGCCCCCTCGGGGGACAGCAACTCCCATGGCTACAATGGGATCAGTTCCTCCACCCCCGGCGCTGCCTTCCCCGATGACAACGGCGCCGAGGATGTGATGTATCTTGAGCAGGAGAGCGGCCACCACCTCTATTTTGACGAGGGTGCCGCCTTTGTTGCCGACGGCAACCTTGATGGGATTACCTTGGACGGGATTGCGCTGGACCAGGCTGAGACAATGGCTGTTCTCACCGATGTCGGTGACAATGGAGTTGTTGGCAACGACGCAGCTCCCCAAAATGCTGTCAACAATGGAGGTAATCCCCAAAATGCTATGAACAATGGAGGTACCGGTCAGAACGGTAACTGCAATGTATTGCTGCCGCGTAGCAGCGAGCATCGCATGGCAAGCGCCGTGCTGGATGTATTTGAGGAGTGTTTGAGAGAGGCAAAGGCCGATGGAATAGTCAACGGTGGCAATGCCCAGGAAAGCGAACTCGCCAGGCGATGGAGGGCGCAGAGGATTGATGAGCTTGATGTGTTGAGCCGAAGGCTCAGGTTGATCATTGAGGATGCTACCGCCGCTGGGCACTGA
- the LOC123087128 gene encoding myosin-binding protein 3, which produces MASEPAVASGVCGRSGRAARLLARALLEWILIALLLANGVFSYLIARFAAFFGLPPPCALCSRLAVDSLFDASRPGAEPLRRVLCDGHAAEVSRLGYCRAHRRLADAADMCEDCGAAAPSGKALLSWMRRSELGERDLACACCGVALESGFYSPPFLLPTPSAAAHDPGRGCDQDGHGDVVFVSEDGPVIELFDEKPLVEDDSIGVISAHRAGIAGSVERLVPLESIDSLAVGVPELSSHPSGEGEGAVDHVAVEQDYVVPERKVNATEEKFLVASDAQHSPQMNNGLKEMSSSEDEQVEQGTVEHELFSMPSDTMEHGLVVDKSDGNTEEVLVQQAGIKDECDAMPMEGGPHDAEVSNENTEENQVQQAELSQELDSVMIHPREHVDEECEEEKISLAELKQELDSAALDSWEQITEISSENIENHVEQPQLNHLSTFMAAGEDDIEVDPTEDLLPSLHQLSDGHSISSGKSSSDCSDVEDKRVSDTPTDIEDISYLQELPDPKAVTADTRSVDSSVANMFTDLESVELVSVDQLKSALGAAHKSLSTLYAELENERSAAAIAADETMAMINRLQEQKAAMQMEAMQYQRLMEEQSEYDQEALQRLNDLVVKRDKERQDMERELELYRHKIHLYEAKERRKMSRHKADDQNGSSSASSSAEDSDDLSQSFYEGDESAHGLNGSNGSSPTDVVLHETASHIVTLDGSLADCEEERLSILDQLKVLEERLFDLEDEESDNLKMDKHFTEDNHSNGASNGFSDEDVTFKLHDSRKGVSNGGKKLLPLFDDTTMRNGSGILTKQVTVADPSAEVMLELAKEQDKLAIASEIDQVHERLQALEADKEFIKQCVRSLNRGGKGFVLLQEILQHLRDLRRIEQRARNNSGEISPHYLHPYTD; this is translated from the exons ATGGCCTCGGAGCCGGCCGTGGCGTCGGGCGTGTGCGGGAGGAGCGGCCGGGCCGCGCGGCTGCTCGCCCGCGCGCTCCTCGAGTGGATCCTCATCGCGCTGCTCCTCGCCAACGGCGTCTTCTCCTACCTCATCGCCCGCTTCGCCGCCTTCTTCGGCCTGCCGCCGCCCTGCGCGCTCTGCTCCCGCCTCGCCGTCGACAGCCTCTTCGACGCGTCTCGCCCCGGCGCCGAGCCCCTGCGCCGCGTGCTCTGCGACGGGCACGCCGCCGAGGTGTCGCGCCTCGGCTACTGCCGCGcgcaccgccgcctcgccgacgcCGCCGACATGTGCGAGGACTGCGGCGCGGCGGCGCCGTCCGGGAAGGCGCTGCTGTCGTGGATGAGGCGGAGCGAGCTCGGCGAGCGGGACCTCGCCTGCGCCTGCTGCGGCGTCGCGCTCGAGAGCGGCTTCTACTCGCCGCCCTTCCTGCTCCCCACGCCGTCGGCCGCGGCTCACGACCCGGGCCGCGGCTGCGACCAGGACGGCCACGGAGACGTGGTCTTCGTGTCCGAGGACGGCCCTGTGATCGAGCTCTTCGACGAGAAGCCATTGGTGGAGGATGATTCCATCGGTGTCATTTCAGCTCACCGCGCTGGCATTGCCGGCAGCGTTGAGCGACTGGTGCCGCTTGAATCCATCGACTCCTTGGCCGTCGGTGTGCCTGAGCTGTCATCTCACCCCAGTGGTGAAGGGGAGGGAGCAGTTGATCATGTGGCCGTGGAGCAGGACTATGTGGTGCCGGAGAGGAAGGTTAATGCCACCGAGGAGAAATTTTTGGTGGCCTCTGATGCTCAGCACT CTCCTCAGATGAATAATGGATTGAAAGAGATGTCATCATCAGAGGATGAGCAAGTTGAACAGGGCACTGTGGAACATGAATTGTTTTCCATGCCATCTGATACCATGGAGCATGGATTAGTTGTTGACAAATCTGATGGAAATACTGAAGAGGTGCTGGTTCAACAAGCTGGCATAAAGGATGAGTGTGACGCTATGCCAATGGAAGGTGGGCCACATGACGCAGAGGTTTCGAACGAGAACACTGAGGAGAACCAGGTTCAACAAGCTGAGCTGAGTCAGGAATTGGATTCGGTAATGATACATCCCAGGGAGCATGTCGATGAAGAATGTGAAGAGGAGAAAATATCACTGGCCGAGTTGAAACAAGAATTGGACTCCGCGGCACTTGATTCTTGGGAACAAATTACTGAGATTTCAAGTGAGAACATTGAAAACCATGTTGAACAGCCTCAGCTGAACCATTTATCCACTTTTATGGCAGCAGGCGAAG ATGATATTGAAGTTGATCCAACTGAGGATCTTCTACCAAGCTTGCACCAACTTTCTGATGGGCATTCAATAAGTTCAGGCAAATCATCTTCTGACTGCAGTGATGTTGAAGATAAGAGAGTTTCTGATACACCAACTGATATTGAAGATATCAGTTATTTACAGGAATTACCAGACCCTAAAGCAGTGACTGCTGATACGAGGTCTGTTGATTCAAGTGTGGCTAATATGTTCACTGATCTGGAAAGCGTTGAACTGGTGAGTGTTGATCAACTCAAGTCTGCTTTGGGAGCTGCCCACAAGTCATTGAGTACGCTATATGCAGAGCTTGAAAATGAGAGGAGTGCAGCAGCTATAGCTGCTGATGAGACCATGGCAATGATAAATCGCTTGCAAGAACAGAAAGCTGCAATGCAGATGGAGGCGATGCAGTACCAGCGACTTATGGAAGAGCAGTCGGAGTATGATCAAGAAGCACTGCAGAGGCTGAATGATCTAGTTGTAAAGAGAGATAAGGAGAGGCAAGATATGGAGAGGGAGCTCGAACTGTATCGCCACAAGATTCATCTCTATGAGGCGAAGGAGAGGAGGAAAATGTCCAGGCACAAGGCCGATGACCAGAATGGATCATCCTCAGCTTCATCAAGTGCTGAGGACAGTGATGACCTTTCCCAAAGTTTCTATGAGGGCGATGAGTCTGCCCATGGTCTGAATGGAAGCAATGGCAGTAGTCCCACTGATGTTGTTTTACATGAAACTGCTAGTCATATTGTTACACTTGATGGCTCGCTAGCTGACTGTGAGGAAGAGAGGCTTTCCATATTGGATCAGCTGAAAGTGCTAGAGGAGAGGCTTTTCGACCTCGAAGATGAAGAATCTGATAACTTGAAGATGGACAAGCATTTCACAGAAGATAACCATTCAAACGGTGCCTCAAATGGTTTCTCTGATGAGGACGTCACCTTCAAACTTCATGATAGTAGAAAAGGCGTAAGCAATGGAGGAAAGAAGCTCCTCCCTCTGTTTGATGATACTACCATGAGAAATGGGAGTGGCATCCTAACAAAGCAAGTTACCGTCGCAGATCCTTCAGCAGAAGTCATGCTGGAACTTGCCAAGGAGCAAGATAAGCTGGCGATTGCCAGTGAGATCGATCAAGTCCATGAGCGCTTGCAAGCTCTCGAGGCCGACAAGGAGTTCATAAAGCAGTGCGTGAGGTCCTTGAACAGAGGAGGCAAGGGTTTTGTTCTTCTTCAGGAGATCTTGCAGCATCTCCGGGACCTCAGAAGGATCGAGCAGCGTGCAAGGAACAACTCTGGAGAAATCTCGCCCCACTATCTGCATCCTTACACGGATTAA
- the LOC123087129 gene encoding DEAD-box ATP-dependent RNA helicase 21, with the protein MKRSFDAMEAKPVFLSKEERQRLALERRQAAVADQRRSALDILQSLPRPPPPPPPSGAPRDSSSSHRDPSDRDRGDRGDRDRDRDRDRRRDDDSRRDRDRDRDRDRDEPSRRDRDRDRDRDREHRDRERGERDKDREKDRLEKMAEREREKELEAIKEQYLGSKKPKKRVIKPSEKFRFSFDWENTEDTSRDMNMLYQAPHEARLLYGRGFLAGIDRREQKKAAAVFEKETRAEQRRKFGVEDRPEDDVADKKKAAAAEMYDAFDMRVDRHWSEKGIEEMTERDWRIFREDFNISYKGSRIPRPMRNWPESKLGTELLRAIEKVGYKKPSPIQMAAIPLGLQQRDVIGIAETGSGKTAAFVLPMLSYITRLPPISEDNEAEGPYAVVMAPTRELAQQIEEETVKFATYLGIKVVSIVGGQSIEEQGFKIRQGCEVVIATPGRLLDCLERRYAVLNQCNYVVLDEADRMIDMGFEPQVVGVLDAMPSSNLKPENEEEELDEKRIYRTTYMFSATMPPAVERLARKYLRNPVVVTIGTAGKATDLITQNVIMVKESEKMSRLQKILTDLGDKTAIVFCNTKKSADNRAKDLDKAGFRVTALHGGKSQDQREISLDGFRNRRFNVLVATDVAGRGIDIPDVAHVINYEMPSSVDTYTHRIGRTGRAGKKGLATSFLTLDNTDIFFDLKQMLTQSNSPVPPELARHEASKFKPGSVPDRPPRRNDTVYASH; encoded by the coding sequence atgaagCGCTCCTTCGACGCCATGGAGGCGAAGCCGGTGTTCCTCTCCAAGGAGGAGCGCCAGCGCCTCGCGCTCGAGCGCCGCCAGGCGGCCGTCGCCGACCAGCGCCGCTCCGCGCTCGACATCCTCCAGTCGCTCCCGCGgccccctccgccgcctcccccgTCCGGCGCCCCCCGAGACTCCTCCTCGTCCCACCGCGACCCCTCCGACCGGGACAGGGGCGACAGGGGGGACAGGGACAGGGACCGGGACCGGGACCGCCGCCGCGACGACGACTCCCGCCGGGACCGAGATCGGGATCGCGACCGCGACCGCGACGAGCCTTCCCGCCGGGACCGGGACCGTGACCGCGACCGGGACAGGGAGCACCGGGACAGGGAGCGCGGGGAGCGGGACAAGGACCGGGAGAAGGACCGGCtggagaagatggcggagagggagcgggagaAGGAGCTGGAGGCCATCAAGGAGCAGTACCTGGggtccaagaagcccaagaagcgGGTCATCAAGCCCTCGGAGAAGTTCCGCTTCTCCTTCGACTGGGAGAACACCGAGGACACCAGCCGCGACATGAACATGCTCTACCAGGCGCCGCACGAGGCCCGCCTGCTCTACGGCCGCGGCTTCCTCGCCGGCATTGACCGGCGCGAGCAGAAGAAGGCGGCCGCCGTGTTTGAGAAGGAGACCCGTGCCGAGCAGCGCCGCAAGTTCGGCGTGGAGGACCGGCCTGAGGATGATGTGGCTGATAAGAAGAAGGCTGCCGCCGCGGAGATGTATGATGCCTTCGACATGCGGGTGGACAGGCACTGGTCTGAGAAGGGCATCGAGGAGATGACGGAGCGGGATTGGCGTATTTTCCGGGAGGACTTCAATATCTCCTACAAGGGGTCTCGCATACCCCGGCCGATGCGCAACTGGCCTGAGAGCAAGCTTGGGACTGAGCTGCTTCGTGCTATTGAGAAGGTTGGGTACAAGAAACCGTCACCGATCCAGATGGCTGCCATTCCACTTGGTCTCCAGCAGCGTGATGTCATTGGTATTGCAGAGACAGGTTCGGGCAAGACTGCCGCTTTTGTGCTTCCTATGCTGTCATACATTACTCGCCTGCCGCCTATAAGCGAGGACAATGAGGCCGAGGGTCCTTATGCTGTTGTCATGGCACCTACTCGTGAGCTTGCTCAACAGATTGAGGAAGAGACGGTGAAGTTTGCAACCTATCTAGGCATTAAAGTCGTTTCCATTGTTGGTGGTCAGTCGATTGAGGAGCAAGGTTTCAAGATCAGACAGGGCTGTGAAGTTGTGATTGCAACGCCTGGTCGGCTTCTTGATTGTCTGGAGAGAAGGTATGCTGTGCTCAACCAGTGCAACTATGTTGTACTTGACGAGGCTGATAGGATGATTGATATGGGATTTGAGCCACAGGTTGTTGGTGTCCTTGATGCCATGCCGTCAAGTAACCTGAAACCTGAGAATGAGGAAGAGGAACTGGATGAGAAGAGGATTTACAGGACAACTTATATGTTCAGTGCCACCATGCCACCTGCTGTTGAGCGCCTTGCTAGGAAGTACCTCCGGAACCCAGTTGTCGTCACAATTGGTACAGCTGGCAAGGCCACAGATCTGATAACTCAAAATGTGATCATGGTGAAGGAGTCAGAGAAGATGTCACGACTCCAGAAGATACTCACAGATCTTGGGGACAAGACGGCCATTGTGTTCTGCAACACAAAGAAGTCAGCAGACAACCGTGCTAAGGATCTGGACAAGGCAGGTTTCCGCGTCACAGCACTGCATGGAGGGAAGTCACAAGATCAGAGGGAGATCAGCCTTGATGGATTTAGGAACCGCAGGTTCAATGTTCTTGTAGCGACTGATGTTGCAGGGCGTGGTATTGATATTCCTGATGTCGCTCATGTTATTAACTATGAGATGCCTAGTTCAGTTGATACATACACACATCGCATCGGAAGAACAGGGCGTGCAGGAAAGAAGGGACTTGCAACTTCATTCTTGACTCTGGATAACACTGATATTTTCTTCGATCTGAAACAGATGCTTACTCAGAGCAATAGTCCCGTCCCTCCAGAACTTGCTAGGCATGAGGCGTCGAAGTTTAAGCCAGGATCGGTTCCTGATAGACCTCCAAGAAGAAATGACACCGTCTATGCATCTCACTGA